The following are encoded together in the Cohaesibacter gelatinilyticus genome:
- a CDS encoding energy-coupling factor ABC transporter ATP-binding protein, with product MSSLLELNDIRFAYPGFEPCLNGVSLNLEDGERLTLTGHNGAGKSTLLHIIVGLHKAQGGTIRAFGSDYKFEKEFRLLRRRVGLVFQDPDDQLFCPTVAEDIAFGPLNLGYSKTEAMKIVDETLAELNLSAFRDRVTHKLSGGQKRLVSLATVLAMKPEILLLDEPTNALDEKTTKRLIDILVNLPQAMVIVSHDRQFRAAVETRSIQLEAGCILSESEDA from the coding sequence ATGTCCTCCCTTCTTGAGCTCAATGACATCCGCTTTGCCTATCCGGGGTTCGAGCCTTGTCTGAATGGTGTCAGCTTGAATCTGGAGGACGGAGAACGTCTCACCCTGACCGGTCATAATGGTGCTGGCAAGAGCACTTTGCTGCATATCATCGTGGGGCTGCACAAAGCACAAGGCGGTACGATCAGAGCCTTCGGCAGCGATTACAAATTTGAAAAAGAATTTCGGTTACTGCGCCGGCGCGTCGGCCTTGTTTTCCAAGACCCGGATGATCAGCTCTTTTGTCCGACTGTCGCCGAAGATATTGCATTTGGTCCGCTCAATCTTGGCTACTCCAAGACTGAAGCCATGAAGATCGTCGACGAGACACTCGCCGAGCTCAATCTGTCGGCTTTTCGCGATAGAGTGACGCATAAGCTATCAGGCGGACAAAAAAGACTGGTATCATTGGCGACGGTCTTGGCTATGAAACCAGAAATTCTGTTATTGGACGAGCCTACCAACGCTTTGGATGAGAAAACGACAAAACGTCTGATTGACATTCTTGTCAACTTGCCCCAAGCCATGGTGATCGTTTCCCATGACCGGCAGTTTCGTGCTGCAGTGGAGACCAGAAGCATTCAACTGGAAGCCGGATGCATTCTGTCAGAGTCTGAAGATGCCTGA
- a CDS encoding DUF4198 domain-containing protein translates to MTFLKKLGLATAALALSISSSSAHFVLAYTPEVNLERAGDVPLKLIFWHPFENGHVMDLAKPEAVYMMHKGKKIDLMDSLKPITFKGASNEAKAFDATAKIKRNGDYIIVVEPTPYYEGSEDIYIQQLTKSFLNKGGIPTGWEEPLGLATEIVPLNKPTNILAGSTFTGRVLAEGKPVAGAEIEIEYMAAEPNMETNSPKDPKASPMPGGAVVALSDENGYFSFGIPKAGFWGFAALGSGPKKEHEGKELSQDAVIWVRAYDVK, encoded by the coding sequence ATGACATTTTTGAAAAAACTGGGTCTGGCAACTGCCGCCCTCGCTCTCTCAATCTCTTCTTCTTCTGCCCATTTTGTTCTGGCCTATACCCCAGAGGTGAATCTGGAGCGCGCAGGCGATGTTCCGCTCAAACTGATCTTCTGGCATCCGTTTGAAAATGGTCATGTGATGGATCTGGCAAAGCCGGAAGCCGTTTACATGATGCATAAAGGCAAGAAGATCGATCTGATGGACAGCCTGAAGCCGATCACATTCAAGGGCGCAAGCAATGAAGCCAAGGCCTTTGATGCCACGGCAAAGATCAAACGCAACGGTGATTATATCATAGTGGTTGAACCTACTCCTTATTACGAGGGGAGTGAGGACATCTATATTCAGCAGCTGACAAAGAGTTTCCTGAACAAAGGTGGTATTCCAACCGGTTGGGAAGAACCACTTGGTCTCGCTACCGAAATTGTACCGCTGAACAAACCAACCAATATTCTGGCAGGCTCCACCTTTACCGGTCGCGTTCTCGCTGAGGGCAAGCCTGTTGCCGGCGCTGAGATAGAGATCGAATATATGGCTGCAGAGCCAAATATGGAAACCAACAGCCCCAAAGACCCAAAGGCCAGCCCTATGCCAGGCGGCGCTGTTGTTGCTCTGTCCGATGAGAATGGCTATTTCTCTTTCGGCATTCCAAAGGCAGGATTCTGGGGCTTTGCAGCCCTTGGCTCTGGTCCGAAAAAAGAACATGAAGGCAAAGAGCTTTCCCAAGATGCCGTCATTTGGGTTCGCGCTTATGACGTCAAATAA
- the cobN gene encoding cobaltochelatase subunit CobN, producing MHILAPQAGRIDDGDEAIDLGQSPGDILFLSAADSELSALADCAQLRNENAPSLRLGNVLSLNHPYSVDLYVEQTAKHAKLIALRILGGEEYWRYGLEQMQKLSRGHEIALAVMPGDDKWDSDLAGWSSLPQDQVRQLWRYCVEGGQENLSNALSFADYLIGANESSPGQPKALPRMGLWWQGQSLEGMDAISTHINKQVVAIGEAPVFAPVMLYRSLVQSAMMAPVQALCDALFAKGAIPLPIFVPSLKNAEAQEFLSELFARFRPSVILNTTAFAISKAGQAYEPTVLDKPGAPILQVILSSSSEEAWQESPRGLSARDLAMHVVLPELDGRILSRAISFKEESGFDERTQSNPVRYVPKVDRVAFVCELAMRWARLEQKSQAERKVGLVLANYPNKDSRIANGVGLDAPASAVIIMKQLKELGYFIQDEPSDSDALMAQILAGPTNAYGTSIRVSDNALALDQYEAFFASLPKAVQTQISERWGVPANDPMVANGAFQLPIHCFGNVALGIQPARGYNIDPKETYHDPDLVPPHNYFAFYFWMRESFGIDAVIHAGKHGNLEWLPGKALALSEACYPESVLGPLPHLYPFIVNDPGEGCQAKRRTSAVIIDHLTPPLTRAESHGVGEELEALVDEFYTAQGVDPRRAEKLMEEIRFLATRTGLDKDAGIAEEFSNTEALQQLDAHLCDLKELQIRDGLHILGQSPTSDQLTDLLIAIARVPRGSESFQQSLHRALSIDLSLSLNGSNFDPLDCDFAAPWDSEKPDILSQLSSDLWRNAGDSVERLELLAQKIVSNEMEASSHWQQTLTVLGWINDELRPLIASCGPSELDAITKGLGGKFIAPGPSGAPTRGRPDVLPTGRNFFAVDVRSVPSKTAWAIGELSAQRLIERHFQDEGEWLQAIALTCWGTANMRTGGDDIAQALALLGVRPVWEAASGRVTGIDVIKLSELGRPRVDVTLRISGFFRDAFPHQIDLFDSAVRAVAELDEPADANPIAARAKEEMAKAIENGLDCAHAKRQATFRVFGSMPGAYGAGLQALIDEKLWDKRSDFADAFIAWGGFAYGAGEYGNKAAEQLKARLGQVDAVVQNQDNREHDLLDSDDYYQFEGGLSASVEALKGSAPKIYHNDHSRVERPVIRTLDEEIARVVRGRAANPKWINGVMRHGYKGAFEMAATLDYLFAFAATTNAVGDHHFDQLYSAYIDDETVRDFLMEKNRPAYDDMIDRFLEAIDRGLWTPRSNSAAFMLQTASNQNKQEDVAS from the coding sequence ATGCACATTCTTGCCCCACAAGCCGGTCGTATTGACGATGGTGATGAAGCTATCGATCTGGGTCAGAGCCCGGGGGATATTCTCTTTCTTTCAGCTGCGGATAGCGAGTTATCCGCTCTGGCTGATTGCGCCCAGTTGCGCAATGAGAATGCGCCGAGCCTGCGGCTTGGGAATGTGCTCTCGCTGAACCATCCTTACTCAGTCGATCTGTATGTGGAGCAAACAGCAAAGCATGCCAAACTGATTGCCTTACGCATTCTGGGGGGCGAGGAATATTGGCGTTATGGCCTTGAGCAAATGCAAAAGCTCTCGCGTGGCCATGAAATCGCATTGGCGGTCATGCCCGGTGATGACAAATGGGATTCTGACTTGGCTGGATGGTCCAGCTTGCCTCAAGATCAAGTCCGTCAGCTCTGGCGCTATTGTGTAGAAGGTGGTCAGGAGAACCTCTCCAACGCCCTCTCCTTTGCCGACTATCTGATTGGCGCAAATGAGAGTAGCCCCGGCCAACCCAAAGCCTTGCCGCGCATGGGGCTTTGGTGGCAAGGACAAAGCCTTGAAGGTATGGATGCAATTTCGACGCACATTAATAAGCAAGTCGTCGCGATTGGTGAAGCACCAGTTTTTGCTCCCGTCATGCTTTACCGCTCACTCGTGCAGAGTGCGATGATGGCTCCGGTTCAAGCGTTATGCGATGCACTATTTGCCAAAGGCGCAATTCCGCTCCCCATCTTTGTGCCAAGTTTGAAAAATGCCGAGGCGCAGGAATTCCTATCGGAGCTCTTCGCTCGCTTTCGGCCTTCGGTCATTCTCAACACGACGGCCTTTGCCATTTCCAAAGCTGGACAGGCTTATGAGCCAACTGTGTTGGACAAGCCAGGAGCTCCAATCTTGCAAGTCATCTTGTCCAGCTCCTCAGAAGAAGCTTGGCAGGAAAGCCCACGCGGTCTATCGGCTCGTGATCTGGCCATGCATGTGGTGTTGCCTGAACTCGACGGACGCATCCTCAGTCGCGCAATCTCCTTCAAGGAAGAAAGTGGCTTTGATGAGCGCACGCAGAGCAATCCCGTTCGTTATGTCCCAAAGGTTGATCGTGTTGCTTTTGTCTGTGAGCTTGCAATGCGCTGGGCGCGTTTGGAACAGAAAAGCCAAGCAGAACGTAAGGTCGGTTTGGTGCTAGCCAATTATCCAAACAAGGATAGCCGCATCGCCAATGGCGTTGGCTTGGACGCTCCCGCTTCCGCCGTCATCATCATGAAGCAGCTGAAAGAACTTGGTTATTTCATTCAAGATGAACCAAGCGACTCCGATGCTCTCATGGCGCAGATTTTGGCTGGCCCGACCAATGCCTATGGGACCAGCATTCGTGTCTCTGATAATGCTTTGGCTTTGGATCAATATGAAGCATTCTTTGCTTCATTACCCAAGGCAGTGCAGACCCAGATATCGGAGCGCTGGGGAGTACCTGCCAATGACCCGATGGTCGCAAATGGTGCCTTCCAGCTCCCCATTCATTGCTTTGGTAATGTGGCTTTGGGCATTCAGCCAGCACGTGGCTATAATATTGACCCAAAAGAAACTTACCACGATCCGGATCTGGTACCACCGCACAATTACTTCGCCTTTTATTTCTGGATGCGGGAAAGCTTTGGCATTGATGCGGTCATCCATGCGGGTAAGCACGGCAATCTGGAATGGTTACCAGGTAAAGCCCTTGCCTTGAGCGAGGCCTGTTACCCGGAAAGTGTGCTTGGTCCCCTACCCCATCTTTATCCTTTCATTGTCAATGATCCCGGTGAAGGCTGTCAGGCCAAACGCCGTACCAGTGCTGTGATCATTGACCACCTGACGCCTCCGTTGACCCGCGCTGAAAGTCATGGTGTCGGTGAAGAATTGGAAGCTTTGGTCGATGAATTCTATACCGCACAAGGGGTTGATCCACGCCGCGCTGAAAAGCTGATGGAAGAAATTCGCTTCCTTGCTACGCGTACAGGATTGGACAAAGATGCAGGGATTGCTGAGGAATTCTCAAACACCGAAGCCTTGCAACAATTGGATGCACATCTTTGCGATTTGAAAGAACTGCAAATTCGCGATGGCCTGCACATTCTTGGACAATCTCCAACGAGCGATCAGCTCACCGATCTACTCATCGCGATCGCTCGCGTTCCCCGAGGATCTGAATCGTTTCAGCAAAGCTTGCATCGCGCATTGTCGATAGATCTCAGCTTATCACTGAATGGTAGTAATTTTGATCCGCTGGATTGTGACTTTGCTGCGCCTTGGGACAGTGAAAAGCCCGATATACTGAGCCAACTAAGCAGTGATCTCTGGCGCAATGCAGGCGATAGCGTCGAGCGACTGGAACTTCTTGCGCAGAAGATTGTTTCCAATGAAATGGAAGCGTCTTCTCATTGGCAGCAAACACTCACTGTTCTTGGCTGGATCAATGATGAGCTTCGTCCGCTCATTGCCTCTTGTGGGCCAAGCGAACTGGATGCCATCACCAAAGGACTGGGGGGCAAGTTCATTGCTCCAGGACCATCTGGTGCACCAACGCGTGGTCGGCCGGATGTTTTGCCAACCGGCCGGAACTTCTTTGCCGTTGACGTGCGTTCCGTTCCATCCAAAACCGCCTGGGCTATTGGCGAGCTTTCAGCCCAGCGTTTGATCGAGCGACATTTTCAGGATGAAGGCGAATGGTTGCAAGCCATTGCTCTCACCTGCTGGGGCACAGCCAATATGCGCACTGGTGGCGATGATATCGCCCAAGCGCTCGCTCTCCTTGGTGTACGCCCGGTTTGGGAAGCCGCATCTGGTCGTGTCACTGGCATTGATGTGATCAAGCTTTCCGAGCTTGGTCGCCCGCGTGTAGATGTGACCTTACGCATTTCGGGCTTCTTCCGTGACGCCTTCCCACACCAGATCGATTTGTTCGATAGCGCCGTACGTGCCGTTGCAGAGCTGGATGAGCCAGCAGACGCAAACCCGATTGCAGCCCGGGCCAAAGAGGAAATGGCCAAGGCGATTGAAAACGGCCTTGATTGTGCTCACGCCAAGCGTCAGGCAACATTCCGTGTTTTTGGCTCCATGCCCGGAGCATATGGGGCCGGCTTGCAGGCATTGATCGACGAGAAGCTCTGGGACAAACGTTCAGATTTCGCTGACGCCTTCATCGCCTGGGGTGGTTTTGCTTATGGGGCTGGCGAATATGGCAACAAAGCCGCCGAACAGCTAAAAGCCCGCCTCGGCCAAGTCGATGCGGTGGTTCAGAACCAGGACAACCGTGAGCACGACCTTCTCGATTCTGATGACTATTATCAGTTTGAAGGTGGGCTTTCCGCCAGCGTGGAAGCCTTGAAAGGGTCTGCTCCCAAAATCTATCACAATGACCATTCTCGTGTCGAGCGACCGGTCATTCGCACCTTAGATGAAGAGATTGCGCGCGTGGTTCGCGGTCGCGCAGCCAATCCCAAGTGGATAAATGGAGTGATGCGGCACGGCTATAAAGGCGCATTTGAGATGGCAGCGACGCTCGATTATCTGTTTGCCTTTGCCGCCACAACAAACGCTGTTGGAGACCATCATTTCGATCAACTTTATTCCGCCTATATTGATGATGAGACCGTTAGGGATTTCCTGATGGAAAAGAATCGGCCAGCTTATGATGATATGATTGATCGTTTTCTGGAAGCCATTGATCGCGGTCTTTGGACCCCACGTTCCAACAGCGCTGCCTTTATGCTGCAGACTGCCAGCAACCAAAACAAACAGGAGGATGTCGCATCATGA
- a CDS encoding sirohydrochlorin chelatase gives MICGHGSRNKEAVGQFAKLAERLAPRFPDWPVDYGYLEFANPVLSNGLDKLVEQGCNHILAVPGMLFAAGHAKNDIPSVLNAYQAKTPGVKITYGRELGLDLKMIKAASARIQEAVDAANEEHGELPLSETMLMVVGRGASDPDANSNVSKLMRMLWEGMGFGWGEVCYSGVTFPLVEPGLEHAARLGYKRIIVFPYFLFTGILIRRIYNFTDEVAARNPDIQFIKAGYLNDQDYVIETFVDRVQEILDGTNNMNCQMCKYRAQVLGFEDEVGLKQESHHHHVEGVETADCEYCTDNMCNNECLKHGPAQHGHHHHDHDHGHHHHGHSHRHDHSHDHGHSHDHDDHHHHPYPHADHPLGPNSMYKKD, from the coding sequence ATGATTTGTGGCCACGGCAGCCGCAACAAAGAGGCTGTTGGCCAGTTTGCCAAGCTGGCAGAACGTCTGGCACCACGCTTTCCGGATTGGCCTGTTGATTACGGCTATCTGGAATTTGCCAATCCCGTTCTCTCCAATGGTTTGGACAAGCTGGTGGAGCAAGGCTGCAATCATATCCTTGCTGTTCCAGGTATGCTGTTCGCAGCAGGCCATGCCAAGAATGACATTCCGTCTGTTCTGAACGCCTATCAAGCCAAGACACCTGGCGTGAAGATCACCTATGGTCGAGAATTGGGGCTGGATCTGAAAATGATCAAGGCTGCTTCTGCCCGCATTCAGGAAGCTGTTGATGCGGCCAATGAAGAGCATGGCGAACTGCCATTGTCCGAGACCATGTTGATGGTGGTTGGACGTGGTGCATCTGATCCTGATGCCAATTCCAATGTCAGCAAATTGATGCGTATGCTTTGGGAAGGTATGGGTTTTGGCTGGGGCGAGGTTTGCTATTCTGGCGTGACATTCCCACTGGTCGAACCTGGGCTGGAGCATGCTGCTCGCCTTGGTTACAAGCGGATTATCGTCTTTCCTTATTTCCTCTTCACCGGCATTCTGATCCGCCGCATCTATAACTTCACCGATGAAGTTGCCGCACGCAATCCAGATATCCAGTTCATCAAAGCTGGCTACCTGAACGATCAGGATTATGTGATCGAAACCTTTGTTGATCGCGTTCAGGAAATTCTGGATGGCACTAATAATATGAACTGCCAGATGTGCAAATATCGCGCGCAGGTTCTTGGCTTTGAAGATGAAGTCGGCTTGAAACAGGAAAGCCATCACCATCATGTGGAAGGTGTTGAGACCGCTGATTGCGAATATTGCACGGATAATATGTGCAATAATGAGTGCCTGAAGCATGGTCCTGCGCAGCACGGTCATCATCACCATGATCACGATCATGGGCACCATCATCACGGTCACTCTCACAGACATGATCACTCACACGATCATGGACACAGTCATGACCATGATGATCACCATCATCATCCTTATCCTCATGCAGATCACCCACTTGGGCCAAACAGCATGTATAAAAAGGACTAG
- a CDS encoding cobalt ABC transporter permease, translating into MRLLSKIIFGLALALSISISSMPAFAHKVIASAYAEGNAVEGEIGFSNGDMAKDVVVEVLDDDGNKLGETKTDEEGIFRFTPTSLIPLTFRADLGQGHVAVYRMAEDELPQIEDAAKPSATQASMVKPVGDTGSSISSSSQVIANDAMMQMINTAVKTEVAALKSELRMAVRLETKPLRKEIAAYKEKNDLQTILGGIGYIIGLFGIGFYVVARREAQKMKTNGSSSNKSEAA; encoded by the coding sequence ATGAGACTTCTCTCCAAAATAATTTTCGGCCTTGCTTTGGCGCTGTCTATTTCCATCAGTTCCATGCCCGCATTTGCCCATAAAGTGATTGCCTCGGCTTACGCCGAAGGAAACGCTGTTGAAGGCGAGATTGGCTTTTCCAATGGCGACATGGCCAAGGATGTTGTGGTCGAAGTCTTGGATGATGATGGCAACAAACTCGGCGAGACCAAGACAGATGAAGAAGGCATTTTTCGCTTCACACCGACCAGCCTTATTCCCTTGACCTTCAGAGCGGATCTGGGCCAAGGGCATGTCGCTGTCTATCGCATGGCTGAAGACGAGCTTCCTCAAATTGAAGACGCAGCGAAACCTTCAGCAACTCAAGCATCCATGGTCAAACCTGTTGGTGATACAGGCTCTTCAATCAGCTCCAGCAGTCAGGTCATTGCAAATGATGCAATGATGCAGATGATCAATACTGCAGTGAAAACTGAGGTGGCTGCTTTGAAGTCCGAATTGCGCATGGCCGTGCGATTGGAAACCAAGCCGCTTCGTAAAGAAATTGCGGCTTACAAGGAAAAGAATGATCTTCAGACCATTTTGGGTGGGATTGGGTACATCATAGGCCTATTCGGCATTGGCTTTTATGTGGTAGCCAGACGGGAAGCTCAAAAGATGAAGACAAATGGCAGCTCTTCTAACAAAAGTGAGGCCGCTTGA
- a CDS encoding precorrin-8X methylmutase, producing the protein MLATPTYDYIKSPQGIYEESFRIIREEAKHDLASLPDDLGPVAVRLMHAVGMTDLVPDLRFSNAAVAAGLSALKEQRPILVDAQMVAGGITRRFLDVEQGGNGNEVLVTLNDPSVWDLAARMGTTRSAAALELWRPHLDGAIVSIGNAPTALFRLLEMIKEGAAKPALILGFPVGFVGAAESKEALAEEAQELGLDFITLTGRRGGTPMASSAVNALALMALGREI; encoded by the coding sequence ATGCTGGCCACGCCGACCTACGACTATATCAAATCACCTCAAGGCATCTATGAGGAATCCTTTCGCATCATTCGCGAAGAGGCTAAGCATGACTTAGCCTCCCTCCCTGATGATTTGGGTCCCGTTGCCGTACGTCTGATGCATGCCGTCGGCATGACCGATCTGGTCCCCGATTTACGCTTCAGCAATGCCGCCGTGGCGGCTGGCCTGTCTGCCCTCAAAGAGCAAAGGCCAATATTGGTGGATGCACAGATGGTTGCGGGCGGAATTACCCGGCGGTTTCTTGATGTGGAACAGGGGGGCAATGGCAATGAGGTTCTTGTCACGCTGAATGATCCGAGTGTATGGGATTTGGCAGCGCGAATGGGTACCACTCGCTCTGCAGCAGCTTTGGAACTTTGGCGACCTCATCTGGACGGAGCCATTGTTTCCATTGGCAATGCTCCGACCGCTCTGTTCCGCTTGCTAGAGATGATCAAGGAAGGCGCGGCCAAGCCCGCTCTCATTCTTGGTTTCCCCGTTGGTTTTGTCGGCGCTGCTGAATCCAAAGAGGCTTTGGCTGAGGAAGCACAGGAACTTGGTCTTGACTTCATTACCCTGACCGGTCGGCGTGGTGGAACTCCCATGGCAAGCAGCGCTGTGAACGCATTGGCCCTGATGGCTTTGGGGCGCGAAATTTAA
- the cbiQ gene encoding cobalt ECF transporter T component CbiQ, which yields MSDILEQAGRAYDITGHELPTDHMWIRRLDPRVRIVALSAYAITLVQLTSIPLLLAALVLSFALMSQARLPVGPTIKRVAMMDSFIIFMLVMLPFTMAGTPLFHVFGFAASYEGVMKGIDILLKANAIVMATLALLSTLEPVTLGHALARLKVPAPLVHLLLFTVRYIEVLHEEYNRLRTAMKCRGFQPANRWHSYKSFGYLVGMLLIRSFERSERIMQAMKCRGFNGQFHLLDRMAFDRLDAVFVGFASLTMLTLLALEILNVLPS from the coding sequence ATGAGTGATATACTGGAGCAAGCTGGCCGCGCCTATGACATAACAGGGCATGAGTTACCAACTGACCATATGTGGATCCGTCGGTTGGATCCGCGTGTGCGGATTGTGGCTCTTAGCGCCTATGCTATCACACTCGTTCAGCTTACCAGTATCCCTCTACTTCTAGCAGCTTTGGTGCTGTCTTTTGCCCTGATGAGCCAAGCCAGGCTACCAGTCGGCCCCACCATCAAGCGCGTGGCCATGATGGATAGTTTCATCATCTTCATGCTGGTGATGCTTCCCTTCACCATGGCGGGCACACCGCTCTTTCATGTCTTTGGTTTTGCCGCTTCCTATGAAGGTGTGATGAAAGGCATTGATATTTTGCTCAAGGCCAATGCCATCGTTATGGCGACGCTCGCCTTACTCAGCACCTTGGAACCGGTCACGCTGGGGCACGCGCTTGCCCGTCTCAAGGTCCCTGCCCCTTTGGTTCACTTGCTTCTCTTCACTGTACGCTATATCGAAGTGCTCCATGAAGAATATAACCGTCTGCGCACTGCAATGAAGTGCCGAGGATTTCAGCCTGCCAATCGCTGGCATAGTTACAAGAGCTTCGGCTATCTGGTTGGCATGCTTCTCATTCGCTCATTCGAGCGATCAGAACGCATCATGCAGGCCATGAAATGCCGTGGCTTCAATGGTCAGTTTCATCTACTTGACCGCATGGCATTTGACCGCCTTGATGCTGTTTTTGTCGGTTTTGCCAGCCTGACAATGCTGACGCTGTTGGCTCTGGAGATATTGAATGTCCTCCCTTCTTGA
- the cbiM gene encoding cobalt transporter CbiM, giving the protein MHIIDAALTNDVVIAGGVLTVAGLGLGLRKLDMDLIPAAGVLSATFFVASLIHVPIGPSSVHLIMNGLAGLILGWAAFPALFVGLLLQAIFFAFGGITVLGVNAVNIAGPAVIVGLLFRPFVIGASSAVMAAIFGGLAGALAISLTTLFVGISLALSEESLIPAVKLVFLAHIPVMVIEGLLSAAAVYLIYTVKPELFQVMSQLNMRQVDTEERS; this is encoded by the coding sequence GTGCATATCATAGATGCAGCTTTGACCAATGATGTCGTCATTGCTGGCGGTGTCCTCACTGTTGCAGGCCTCGGACTTGGATTGCGCAAACTGGACATGGATCTAATCCCTGCTGCTGGTGTTTTAAGCGCGACTTTCTTTGTTGCATCCCTGATCCATGTTCCTATTGGGCCATCCAGCGTTCATCTGATCATGAATGGTCTCGCCGGACTGATTTTGGGGTGGGCGGCATTTCCTGCGCTGTTTGTCGGTCTATTATTGCAAGCAATCTTCTTTGCTTTTGGTGGCATCACCGTATTGGGTGTAAATGCAGTCAATATCGCCGGACCTGCCGTTATTGTCGGGTTGCTATTCCGTCCATTCGTGATTGGAGCCAGTTCAGCAGTCATGGCAGCAATCTTTGGCGGATTGGCTGGAGCGTTGGCCATCTCTCTGACAACATTATTCGTTGGCATCTCGTTGGCGCTGTCAGAAGAATCCCTCATCCCTGCCGTAAAGCTTGTGTTCCTGGCACATATTCCCGTGATGGTCATTGAAGGATTGCTGAGCGCAGCCGCTGTCTATCTGATTTATACGGTCAAGCCGGAGCTCTTTCAGGTGATGAGCCAACTCAATATGAGACAAGTTGATACGGAGGAACGGTCATGA
- the cobO gene encoding cob(I)yrinic acid a,c-diamide adenosyltransferase, translated as MTKDMTPEEQDARHAEKMKKKKAARDKILATKTIEKGLVIVHTGKGKGKSTAAFGMAFRQIGHGNKIAVIQFVKGAWNSGEKAVLEKFPELVTIKAMGEGFTWETQDRQKDIENAEAAWAEAKKAILDPEIRFVLMDELNIVLRYDYLPIDEVTSFLQNEKPEDTHVVITGRNAKDELIEIADLVTDMTLIKHPFRSGVKAQEGIEF; from the coding sequence ATGACAAAAGACATGACCCCGGAAGAACAAGATGCTCGTCACGCAGAAAAAATGAAAAAGAAGAAAGCAGCTCGAGATAAGATCCTGGCCACCAAAACCATCGAAAAAGGCTTGGTGATTGTTCATACCGGCAAGGGCAAAGGCAAATCTACCGCCGCCTTCGGAATGGCCTTCCGCCAGATTGGCCATGGCAACAAGATTGCCGTCATCCAGTTCGTCAAGGGTGCTTGGAATAGTGGCGAAAAGGCCGTTCTGGAGAAATTCCCTGAGCTGGTGACCATCAAGGCCATGGGCGAAGGTTTCACCTGGGAAACACAAGATAGGCAGAAAGATATCGAGAATGCAGAAGCAGCCTGGGCAGAAGCCAAGAAGGCTATCCTTGATCCCGAAATTCGCTTCGTTCTGATGGACGAGCTGAATATCGTTCTGCGCTATGATTATTTGCCAATCGATGAAGTGACCTCTTTCCTGCAGAACGAAAAACCCGAAGACACCCATGTTGTCATCACCGGCCGAAACGCCAAAGATGAGCTGATTGAAATTGCAGATCTGGTCACCGACATGACACTGATCAAGCACCCGTTCCGCTCAGGCGTAAAAGCTCAGGAAGGCATTGAATTTTAA